The DNA sequence GCAATGCTCCCATCCCAATGATAACCCATTGCAACAGATCTAATCCAACCCAGGAAGATGATCCAACGTCCCCATCGACCCCAAATTATCAAAACCACCGGTATCCATCTCATTACCTCCCCTGCCGCCACCATTCAACCCCCTAAACATAAAAAGCGATGATGGATCACCATTGCTCGGCCCTTGGTTCGTTTGTTGCGGTCCGCCACCGTTCGGCGACATGCCCCATGTCTCAAAATTCTGCTGCCAGTTCACGCCATCCTTGATGTACCAATCCTGTCCGTCAATCACATACCCCGAATTCGAGCTGACATGTCTCcttgggttagggttgaacGGCGAGGGGTTGTACGAAGGCATcggcggttgtggtggttgcgacACGGTCGACCAGGCGTTCATTGCCGATAGGGGATCAGCTACCGACATGGCCATCGGGGAAGTGGCGGCCGTGGTGCTAGCTGTATGCGATTGTGATTGTGGAAGTTGGAGCCCAGCCACGCTGAAGTTGGCGAGGATATCCGGGGACatgctggctgctgggaggCGGCTGTCAAAGGTCatttgttggtgttgatgactCGATGGGTACATATATGGGTTTGGTGGACTGTGTTCGGCTTTGCTGTTTGGTGAAGCAGGCAGGGATTGTGGTGACTGCGCCGAGTAGTGTGATGATTTGTTTGGTGACGGGACGTCCGAAGTGCTAAACGTGCCATACTTCTCGTCGGTGCGGTTGAGCACCAAAGAGGCTTCTTCGGGGAGCTCGACATTCCATTTCCGTGCAAGAACGCTGAGAATAGACAGTGTTCTGCGAGCGCACAGCCAATCCTCAGCAATTTCTTCCAGGTGTTTGATGCCGTGGATAATGTCTCTCTTGGCTGTCTTTTCAGGTAGGTTGAGCATGTGAATTGTGCAGGCTGAGTGCACCATATATACGGCGATATTACAGATCTGTCGTAGGTTATACATCTTTTTGTAGAGGCGCATCAGTTTGGAGATGGCGCCAGCGTTGGAAGTACATATCCTCCTGGGCGAGACATGTGATGGTAATGGTGATGACGACGGGGTATATTTGAGGAATGGCCGGAACAGGTGGATGTACTGCAGGTGATAGAACATGCTGCTCAAGGTTAGCCACAACACatcaaggaaaaaaaaaatcaacgAGACATACTGCATCAAGATGACGTTCGGCAATTGCCCTTCCTTAGGCTCAAACTCCTTTGGCAACTCTGCTTTCCAATCCTCTAGTCGCCGGTGCAGCTCGCTGAGCTTCTTAAGCTCAACGTATTTCCCACTAGAGCGTCCTATATGGTTAGGGTGGTAAAAGAAGAGCAGCAGATCGCTGCTAATCTCGCAAAGCTTCGACAGCTGTAAACCAGTGGCCCTTGTTCGGGCAGGTTGTTTTGAAGACTGGTCAAAGCCGGCATCTGTGTATGGCGACCACATCATGGCGTCTTCGTCTGGAAATACATCGTACTTTGGTACATTGTACGAGTTCTTCGGAAGTTGAGGTAGCCGGCCGAGGTAGTTTGACCAGCACTTGTCGAATAGGAAACACCCCCAAAATGTGATCCTTCGGGCATCCACCTCCTTTTCATCCAACGAGTCCTTGTCCTTGGAGATACCGCCAATGTCTAGGTTGAGACCAATGTCCTGAGCCATCCGGAAACTCATACCGCTGTATACCCAGCCCTTAGCCTCCCGACCACATCCCGCTTCTCGAACAGACATGAGCGCCAATGCCTGCACAGTGGTGAGTTTTGGCTTTTCGTACTCGTCATTCTCCACGATAAGCCTCTTTGCCTCGGCGAAAAAATGGTCCCCCTTCGTTCTACTGTCGCCGGATAACGCAAAAGCGCCCGGTACACTTGTGAAGTGGCATCCAAGAGATAACATCGCATTGACCAGCAGTGAAGAACAATACACCGTGGTTCGTGGCTGGCCTCGTGGTTTCCCCTTGAAGAAGTCTCGGTAAAAGAGGTCCTTCGACAGCGTCGTGAAATAGGGGTAGTGCCAGTTGAAGTAcatgttgatgaggtgaaCGATCAGTTGTGTGTCCTTGGTCACTTCGGTCCAGCTAGTCACTGGATCTTCGCCCGACAGGTAGCTCTCGGATTCTGGTTCGTCAGGTATGTTGGCGGTTTCGCCGAGATAGATCAGATGAGATGTCCCGCCGATGAATCGAACCGAACCATTCTCCAGCCTCAACTCTCCCATCTTGCGCGCCAATTCCCTCTCGCCTTCGATGGGTAGGTTTGCCGAATAGTCGTCGTCCAATCGGCCaaagtcctcctcctcatctgctTCATTAGAGATGTCATTTTTGAGAATGGACTCGGCGACGTTATCCAGGCTGTCACAAGTACGAATCTTTTTCACAATAGCCGGTACGTCCTCTTCGGCGGCGTTGAGGATGGCCTCAATCAAAATCTGGAGAGTCGAGTTCCTGGCCTTCATGCTGTCCGTCTTCTCACGGTAGACGCCCTTGCGGCGATGGTCCGAATTGGGATCATAGACACATTCGGTGCCGTAGACGCTGGCACATGCCGCGCAGCTCGGTAGAGCACCATCGCATTTTGATTTCCTCTTGCGACAGGCAATACAAGCAGTGCTGACACACCTTCGTTTCTGGTTGGCGGGATCGGCGGCGCGCCTGGATTTCTTCTTggacggtggcggcgggTCGGCGCTCCCTCCCGCAAAAGCATCCAGATCTCCGTGTTCAAAGgaggcggcgacggcgacgtcggttccctccatcttccgggtcggcggcggcggcgggacAAGCGGTGGATCCCGATCACTTGTATGATTGCGGTGCTTGACT is a window from the Podospora pseudocomata strain CBS 415.72m chromosome 6, whole genome shotgun sequence genome containing:
- the NIT4 gene encoding Nitrogen assimilation transcription factor nit-4 (COG:K; EggNog:ENOG503NWSV), with protein sequence MEGTDVAVAASFEHGDLDAFAGGSADPPPPSKKKSRRAADPANQKRRCVSTACIACRKRKSKCDGALPSCAACASVYGTECVYDPNSDHRRKGVYREKTDSMKARNSTLQILIEAILNAAEEDVPAIVKKIRTCDSLDNVAESILKNDISNEADEEEDFGRLDDDYSANLPIEGERELARKMGELRLENGSVRFIGGTSHLIYLGETANIPDEPESESYLSGEDPVTSWTEVTKDTQLIVHLINMYFNWHYPYFTTLSKDLFYRDFFKGKPRGQPRTTVYCSSLLVNAMLSLGCHFTSVPGAFALSGDSRTKGDHFFAEAKRLIVENDEYEKPKLTTVQALALMSVREAGCGREAKGWVYSGMSFRMAQDIGLNLDIGGISKDKDSLDEKEVDARRITFWGCFLFDKCWSNYLGRLPQLPKNSYNVPKYDVFPDEDAMMWSPYTDAGFDQSSKQPARTRATGLQLSKLCEISSDLLLFFYHPNHIGRSSGKYVELKKLSELHRRLEDWKAELPKEFEPKEGQLPNVILMHMFYHLQYIHLFRPFLKYTPSSSPLPSHVSPRRICTSNAGAISKLMRLYKKMYNLRQICNIAVYMVHSACTIHMLNLPEKTAKRDIIHGIKHLEEIAEDWLCARRTLSILSVLARKWNVELPEEASLVLNRTDEKYGTFSTSDVPSPNKSSHYSAQSPQSLPASPNSKAEHSPPNPYMYPSSHQHQQMTFDSRLPAASMSPDILANFSVAGLQLPQSQSHTASTTAATSPMAMSVADPLSAMNAWSTVSQPPQPPMPSYNPSPFNPNPRRHVSSNSGYVIDGQDWYIKDGVNWQQNFETWGMSPNGGGPQQTNQGPSNGDPSSLFMFRGLNGGGRGGNEMDTGGFDNLGSMGTLDHLPGLD